The following DNA comes from Microbacterium terregens.
CCACCCGCTCGTCGGCGACCTCACGGTCACGTACCAGGCGCTCACGCCCGGCGACGACTTCGACCAGACGATCATGGTCTACGACACCGAACCGGGAAGCAGCTCCGTCCACGCCCTCCAGCTACTCGCAGCGAAGATCCCCGAGCACGCGCCACGCAACGCGGAGAGGCAAAATCCCGTGGCAGCCGGGGACCTCGCCCAGCGATCGACCCGCTGACACCCGAACCCCAACGACCAACCATCACGAGCGCCGCTCCACCGCAACTGGCCCGCCCTGTGGCCCGCCATGCGCACCGATGACCGGGAACTAGGCGTGGCAGCAGTCGCTGGCTCGGCACCCGCATTCGGACGGGTCCCCCGCTCGACGACGCTGCGCCATCCGCCGACACACTCATTTGAAAGGACGCTCATGAACTTCCTCTCTCCAGACAACCTGGCCGTCGAAAACGTGATCATCAACGGTCACCGGATCACCTACGGCGTGCACGGAGCGGCCGACCCGGTTGTGCTTGTGCACGGCACGCCGTCGTCGTCCTACATCTGGCGCAACGTGGTGCCCAATCTCGTACAAGCGGGCTACCGGACACATGTCTTCGACCTGCTGGGATATGGGCTCTCCGAGCGCCCTTGGGATCCGGAGATCGACACGTCGATCACCGCCAACGTCGCCGTTCTCGAGGGTCTGCTCGATGTCTGGGGCCTGACGACCTTCCACCTGGTCGCGCACGACATCGGGGGCGGAGTCGCGCAGCGTTTCGGTGTGCACAATAGCGATCGCCTGCGCAGCCTCACGATGATCGACGTCGTCAGTTTCGACAGCTACCCCTCGAAGCGCACGCAGCAGCAGATGGCCGAGGGGCTGGCGTCCCTCGCGAAGAAGCCTGATGATGAGCATCGCGCGCACTTCACCGAATGGCTGCTGTCGACTCACAGCAACCCCCGCAACTTCGATCCCAGGGCGCTGGAGCAGTACATCGACTTCATTAGCGGTCCGATCGGCCAGCCGAGCCTGTTCCACCACCAGATCGCTCACTACGACTCCAAACACACCATGGAGATCTGAACCGTCCCCGGTTTGATGCCGTTTCCTTTCGAGTCTGGAAGGAAGATGTTGATCATGCCGAAGAGGATTCCGGAGGAGACGAAGCAGCGAGCGATCCGGCTTGTGCTCGATCACCTCGATGAGTACCCGAACCTGACGACTGCGTGCGAGGCGGTTTCGGCGAGGCTCGGGTTCGGGGCTGAGTCGCTGCGCCGCTGGGTGCGGCAGGCGCAGATCGACGGGGGCGAGCGCCAGGGGGTGTCCTCGAGTGAGTCGGAGCGGATGCGTCGGCTCGAGCGGGAGAACCGTGAGTTGCGTGAGGCGAACGCGATTCTGCGGGACGCGGCGGTTTTCTTCGCCGGGGAACTCGACCCCCGACGCCGTTGATCCTCGCGTTCATCGAGGATCAACGCGCCAAAGGCCGCTCGGTCGGGTCGATCTGCAAGGTTCTGCGGGAGCAGGGCGTGCCGGTCGCCGAGCGGACCTATCGGGCATGGAAACGCGCCCAGCCCAGCAACCGGGACCTCGCGGACGCGGTCATCATCGACGCGATCCGAGCCGCCCGGGTGAACGCGAAGGGCGAGCTGACGCCGGAGTCGATGTATGGGCGACGGAAGATGACCGCGCTGCTGCGCCGGCAAGACCTCGCCGTGTCGA
Coding sequences within:
- a CDS encoding alpha/beta fold hydrolase — translated: MNFLSPDNLAVENVIINGHRITYGVHGAADPVVLVHGTPSSSYIWRNVVPNLVQAGYRTHVFDLLGYGLSERPWDPEIDTSITANVAVLEGLLDVWGLTTFHLVAHDIGGGVAQRFGVHNSDRLRSLTMIDVVSFDSYPSKRTQQQMAEGLASLAKKPDDEHRAHFTEWLLSTHSNPRNFDPRALEQYIDFISGPIGQPSLFHHQIAHYDSKHTMEI